Proteins encoded in a region of the Nicotiana tomentosiformis chromosome 9, ASM39032v3, whole genome shotgun sequence genome:
- the LOC104096713 gene encoding UDP-glycosyltransferase 75C1-like: MVQPHVLLVTFPAQGHINPCLQFANRLIRMGIEVTFATSVFAHRRMAKTTTFTLSKGLNFAAFSDGYDDGFKADEHDSQHYMSEIKSRGSETLKDIILKSSDEGRPVTSLVYSLLLPWAAKVAREFHIPCALLWIQPATVLDIYYYYFNGYEDAIKGSTNDPNWCIQLPRLPLLKSQDLPSFLLSSSNEEKYSFALPTFKEQLDTLDVEENPKVLVNTFDALEPKELKAIEKYNLIGIGPLIPSTFLDGKDPLDSSFGGDLFQKSNDYIEWLNSKANSSVVYISFGSLLNLSKDQKEEIAKGLIEIKKPFLWVIRDQENGKGDEKEEKLSCMMELEKQGKIVPWCSQLEVLTHPSIGCFVSHCGWNSTLESLSSGVPVVAFPHWTDQGTNAKLIEDVWKTGVRLKKNEDGVVESEEIKRCIEMVMDGGEKGEEMRRNAQKWKELAREAVKEGGSSEMNLKAFVQEVGKGC; encoded by the coding sequence ATGGTGCAACCCCATGTCCTCTTGGTGACTTTTCCAGCACAAGGCCATATTAATCCATGTCTCCAATTTGCCAACAGGCTAATTAGAATGGGCATTGAGGTAACTTTTGCCACGAGCGTTTTCGCCCATCGTCGTATGGCAAAAACTACGACTTTCACTCTATCCAAGGGCTTAAATTTTGCGGCATTCTCTGATGGGTACGACGATGGTTTCAAGGCCGATGAGCATGATTCTCAACATTACATGTCGGAGATAAAAAGTCGCGGTTCTGAAACCCTAAAAGATATCATTTTGAAGAGCTCAGACGAGGGACGTCCTGTGACATCCCTCGTCTATTCTCTTTTGCTTCCATGGGCTGCAAAGGTAGCGCGTGAATTTCACATACCGTGCGCGTTACTATGGATTCAACCAGCAACTGTGCTAGACATATATTATTATTACTTCAATGGCTATGAGGATGCCATAAAAGGTAGCACCAATGATCCAAATTGGTGTATTCAATTGCCTAGGCTTCCACTACTAAAAAGCCAAGATCTTCCTTCTTTTTTACTTTCTTCTAGTAATGAAGAAAAATATAGCTTTGCTCTACCAACATTTAAAGAGCAACTTGACACATTAGATGTTGAAGAAAATCCTAAAGTACTTGTGAACACATTTGATGCATTAGAGCCAAAGGAACTCAAAGCTATTGAAAAGTATAATTTAATTGGGATTGGACCATTGATTCCTTCAACATTTTTGGACGGAAAAGACCCTTTGGATTCTTCCTTTGGTGGTGATCTTTTTCAAAAGTCTAATGACTATATTGAATGGTTGAACTCAAAGGCTAACTCATCTGTGGTTTATATCTCATTTGGGAGTCTCTTGAATTTGTCAAAAGATCAAAAGGAAGAGATTGCAAAAGGGTTGATAGAGATTAAAAAGCCATTCTTGTGGGTAATAAGAGATCAAGAAAATGGTAAGGGAGATGAAAAAGAAGAGAAATTAAGTTGTATGATGGAGTTGGAAAAGCAAGGGAAAATAGTACCATGGTGTTCACAACTTGAAGTCTTAACACATCCATCTATAGGATGTTTCGTGTCACATTGTGGATGGAATTCGACTCTGGAAAGTTTATCGTCAGGTGTGCCAGTAGTGGCATTTCCTCATTGGACGGATCAAGGGACAAATGCTAAACTAATTGAAGATGTTTGGAAGACAGGTGTAAGGTTGAAAAAGAATGAAGATGGTGTGGTTGAGAGTGAAGAGATAAAAAGGTGCATAGAAATGGTAATGGATGGTGGAGAGAAAGGAGAAGAAATGAGAAGAAATGCTCAAAAATGGAAAGAATTGGCAAGGGAAGCTGTAAAAGAAGGCGGATCTTCGGAAATGAATCTAAAAGCTTTTGTTCAAGAAGTTGGCAAAGGTTGCTGA